One window of the Anopheles cruzii chromosome 2, idAnoCruzAS_RS32_06, whole genome shotgun sequence genome contains the following:
- the LOC128268027 gene encoding chymotrypsin-2-like → MFRVALLLGVLVAVAFAGPTPDRRIVGGIPTVAGEAPWMVSLRNSLNFHLCGGTLLSNRHVLSTGNCLMGRIATATMAVAGTRFLNAVAVPYWGIQIIVHPSYNVNTLENDIALFQTAIPFILTQSTQPLALSADIIGTAVRAQIYGWGASVAGGSNSNALNFLNVNTLSNEDCASFLGAEGWRIGSSSLCTLTREGQGICDGDEGGALVLNNYAIGVASWGIPCATGRPDVFVRISSVRSWILNFI, encoded by the exons ATGTTCCGTGTGGCCTTGCTCCTTGGCGtcctggtggcggtggcgttcgccGGCC CCACCCCGGACAGGCGTATCGTGGGCGGGATCCCGACCGTGGCCGGCGAAGCGCCGTGGATGGTGTCGCTCCGGAATTCACTCAACTTTCACCTGTGCGGGGGCACCCTGTTGAGTAACCGGCACGTCCTGTCGACGGGCAACTGCTTGATGGGACGAATCGCAACGGCCACGATGGCGGTAGCCGGCACGCGCTTCCTGAACGCGGTTGCCGTGCCGTACTGGGGTATCCAGATCATCGTCCACCCGAGCTACAACGTTAACACGCTGGAGAATGACATTGCCCTCTTCCAGACGGCCATTCCGTTCATCCTGACGCAATCGACCCAACCACTCGCACTGTCCGCGGACATTATCGGAACAGCCGTCCGAGCCCAAATCTACGGTTGGGGTGCTTCGGTG GCTGGAGGCAGTAACTCTAACGCACTAAACTTCCTGAACGTGAACACGCTGAGCAACGAGGACTGTGCCAGCTTCCTGGGCGCCGAGGGCTGGCGTATCGGATCGTCTTCACTGTGCACGCTGACCCGTGAAGGACAGGGCATTTGCGAC GGCGACGAAGGAGGTGCGCTCGTGCTAAACAACTACGCCATCGGCGTCGCTTCGTGGGGAATTCCTtgcgccaccggtcggccggatgtGTTTGTGCGTATCTCGTCCGTGCGCAGCTGGATTCTGAACTTCATCTAA